In Rhineura floridana isolate rRhiFlo1 chromosome 1, rRhiFlo1.hap2, whole genome shotgun sequence, the following proteins share a genomic window:
- the PABPC1 gene encoding polyadenylate-binding protein 1 → MNPSAPSYPMASLYVGDLHPDVTEAMLYEKFSPAGPILSIRVCRDMITRRSLGYAYVNFQQPADAERALDTMNFDVIKGKPVRIMWSQRDPSLRKSGVGNIFIKNLDKSIDNKALYDTFSAFGNILSCKVVCDENGSKGYGFVHFETQEAAERAIEKMNGMLLNDRKVFVGRFKSRKEREAELGARAKEFTNVYIKNFGEDMDDERLKELFGKFGPALSVKVMTDESGKSKGFGFVSFERHEDAQKAVDEMNGKELNGKQIYVGRAQKKVERQTELKRKFEQMKQDRITRYQGVNLYVKNLDDGIDDERLRKEFSPFGTITSAKVMMEGGRSKGFGFVCFSSPEEATKAVTEMNGRIVATKPLYVALAQRKEERQAHLTNQYMQRMASVRAVPNPVINPYQPAPPSGYFMAAIPQTQNRAAYYPTSQLTQLRPSPRWTAQGARPHPFQNMPSAIRPAAPRPPFSTMRPASSQVPRVMSTQRVANTSTQTMGPRPAAAAAAATPAVRTVPQYKYAAGVRNPQQHLNTQPQVAMQQPAVHVQGQEPLTASMLASAPPQEQKQMLGERLFPLIQNMHPTLAGKITGMLLEIDNSELLHMLESPESLRSKVDEAVAVLQAHQAKEAAQKAVNNPAGVPSV, encoded by the exons ATGAACCCCAGCGCCCCCAGCTACCCGATGGCCTCGCTCTACGTGGGGGACCTGCACCCCGATGTCACCGAAGCCATGCTCTACGAGAAGTTCAGCCCTGCCGGGCCCATCCTTTCCATCCGCGTCTGCAGGGACATGATCACCCGGCGCTCCCTGGGCTACGCCTATGTCAACTTCCAGCAGCCCGCCGATG CTGAGCGAGCTTTAGATACTATGAATTTCGATGTCATTAAAGGCAAACCAGTACGTATCATGTGGTCTCAGCGTGATCCATCTCTACGTAAGAGTGGCGTTGGAAACATCTTCATTAAGAACTTGGATAAGTCAATTGATAATAAAGCTTTGTATGATACATTTTCTGCATTTGGAAACATCCTCTCTTGTAAG GTTGTATGTGATGAAAATGGATCCAAAGGCTATGGATTTGTACACTTTGAGACACAAGAAGCGGCAGAAAGAGCTATTGAAAAAATGAATGGAATGCTGCTTAATGATCGTAAAGT ATTTGTTGGAAGGTTTAAATCTCGTAAAGAAcgtgaagcagagcttggagctCGTGCTAAGGAGTTCACTAATGTTTACATCAAGAATTTTGGAGAAGACATGGACGATGAGAGGCTTAAGGAACTCTTTGGCAAGTTTG GACCTGCCTTAAGTGTGAAAGTTATGACTGACGAGAGTGGGAAATCCAAAGGCTTTGGCTTTGTCAGTTTTGAAAGACATGAGGATGCTCAGAAA GCTGTAGATGAGATGAATGGAAAGGAACTCAACGGAAAACAAATATACGTTGGCCGAGCTCAGAAAAAAGTAGAAAGACAAACAGAGCTCAAGCGCAAATTTGAGCAAATGAAGCAGGACAGGATAACCAGATATCAG GGTGTAAACCTTTATGTGAAAAATCTTGATGATGGAATTGATGATGAGCGCCTACGTAAAGAATTTTCACCATTTGGTACAATTACTAGTGCAAAG GTTATGATGGAAGGGGGTCGCAGTAAAGGATTTGGGTTTGTCTGCTTTTCTTCACCAGAAGAAGCAACCAAAGCAGTTACAGAAATGAATGGTAGAATTGTGGCCACCAAACCACTATATGTAGCCTTAGCCCAACGTAAAGAAGAACGCCAAGCTCACCTCACCAACCAATACATGCAGAGAATGGCAAGTGTGAGAGCTGTGCCCAATCCAGTCATCAACCCTTACCAGCCAGCACCTCCTTCAGGTTACTTCATGGCAGCTATTCCACAG ACACAAAACCGTGCTGCATACTATCCTACTAGCCAACTTACTCAGCTCAGACCAAGTCCTCGCTGGACTGCTCAGGGTGCCAGACCTCATC ctttccAGAACATGCCAAGTGCCATCCGCCCAGCAGCTCCCAGACCACCATTCAGTACCATGAGGCCAGCATCATCACAGGTTCCACGAGTAATGTCAACACAGCGTGTTG CTAACACATCCACACAAACCATGGGTCCACgtccagcagctgctgctgctgcagctactCCAGCCGTGCGCACCGTTCCTCAGTACAAGTATGCTGCTGGTGTTCGCAATCCTCAACAACATCTTAATACACAGCCTCAGGTTGCTATGCAGCAG CCTGCTGTCCATGTGCAAGGTCAGGAACCTTTGACTGCTTCCATGTTGGCTTCTGCCCCTCCACAAGAACAAAAGCAGATGTTGG GAGAACGCCTATTCCCTCTTATTCAAAACATGCACCCTACTCTGGCGGGTAAAATCACTGGTATGTTGTTAGAGATTGACAACTCTGAACTCCTCCATATGCTTGAGTCTCCTGAATCTCTTCGTTCGAAG GTTGATGAAGCTGTAGCCGTATTGCAAGCCCACCAAGCTAAAGAAGCTGCTCAAAAAGCAGTTAACAATCCAGCGGGTGTTCCAAGTGTCTAA